A window of Cryptomeria japonica chromosome 3, Sugi_1.0, whole genome shotgun sequence contains these coding sequences:
- the LOC131040258 gene encoding uncharacterized protein LOC131040258 produces the protein MGKKKSFLNKKNAATFRLVCRDSSDADPFGLSGHADKVFARVDDGTNHVPGFSDDNPRPHIATDSNSIFADAEEEKDLDLEENNAKFLDRNSLSIPNPYSVEEERSGPLPDHIRREILELGLPDDGYNYLLHMREIRASGGGSSFVPNSKADLSSLPADVKAYDASKLQVQARNEVDLHSESLYTVSSRTRYVRNIKKAADPEILGHLEKSDSEVDSDEELEEDFIIQANELEEEEQGEASTRSPEIRQEDLCGTQSSSGQDKCVASSFGKRFDDAYEFPTGGAAGLVQGSEKQRTPRVLDEQFELLALREYSDGDNDGADVFDYDIMGAGDFHAPEIDSAMKEFLTNNLDYQDKYTVPADVHILSTSAENSRQNPNIPTAHDFVQFQSQDTTVNDVIRKCAEYAEMYANEPEEEKEIVLVEESSDSEVWDCETIVSTYSNLDNHPAKISAPQKPGRKDLSEISQTTTNLNGSMISLRGRQQLPVGFLPNKRGSSKGKKEEKLKSETSSKILAHARVGETPEQKKARKSAVKEEKREARRTKKELKALYRGESQRAQHVDAVAGPPAIHLM, from the exons atgggaaagaagaagagtTTTTTGAACAAGAAAAATGCTGCAACATTCCGCCTGGTTTGCAGAGATTCATCCGACGCGGATCCCTTTGGGTTATCTGGCCACGCAGACAAAGTTTTTGCTCGTGTTGATGATGGCACCAACCATGTTCCCGGCTTCTCAGATGACAACCCTAGGCCCCACATCGCAACAGATTCTAATTCCATTTTTGCAGATGCCGAAGAAGAGAAAGATTTAGATTTAGAAGAAAATAATGCAAAGTTTTTAGATCGAAATAGTCTTTCAATCCCAAATCCATACAGCGTTGAAGAAGAACGTTCTGGTCCTCTTCCTGATCATATCAGACGAGAAATTTTAGAGCTTGGTTTACCTGACGACGGTTATAACTATCTGCTTCATATGAGGGAAATTAGGGCTTCTGGAGGGGGTTCTTCATTTGTTCCCAACTCTAAAGCTGACCTCAGTTCCCTGCCTGCTGATGTCAAG GCTTATGATGCATCTAAATTACAAGTTCAAGCCCGTAATGAAGTCGACTTACATTCAGAATCTCTGTATACGGTAAGTTCAAGAACACGCTATGTTCGCAACATTAAGAAGGCTGCTGACCCTGAAATCCTTGGACACCTTGAGAAAAGTGATTCTGAGGTTGATTCTGATGAAGAGCTGGAGGAGGATTTCATTATACAAGCtaatgaactggaagaagaagagcAAGGAGAAGCTTCTACCAGATCACCAGAAATTAGACAAGAGGATCTTTGTGGCACTCAATCTTCAAGTGGTCAAGATAAATGTGTTGCATCTTCATTCGGAAAGCGCTTTGATGATGCATATGAATTTCCTACAGGTGGTGCAGCAGGACTTGTGCAGGGCAGTGAAAAACAAAGAACTCCTAGAGTTCTAGATGAGCAGTTTGAACTG CTTGCTTTACGGGAATATAGTGATGGTGACAATGATGGTGCTGATGTCTTTGACTATGATATTATGGGTGCTGGTGATTTTCATGCCCCTGAAATTGATAGTGCAATGAAAGAGTTTTTGACTAATAATTTAGACTATCAAGATAAATACACAGTTCCTGCTGATGTCCACATTCTTAGTACTTCAGCAGAAAATTCAAGGCAGAATCCAAACATTCCAACAGCACATGATTTTGTCCAATTCCAATCTCAGGATACTACTGTGAATGATGTGATCCGTAAATGTGCCGAGTATGCTGAGATGTATGCAAATGAGCCAGAGGAAGAGAAAGAAATTGTGCTTGTTGAAGAAAGCAGTGACAGTGAAGTGTGGGACTGTGAAACCATTGTTTCGACATATTCCAATCTTGATAATCATCCTGCAAAGATAAGTGCTCCTCAAAAGCCAGGTAGGAAGGACCTTTCCGAAATTTCCCAAACAACTACAAATTTGAATGGTTCAATGATCTCTCTTCGAGGAAGGCAACAGCTTCCAGTGGGCTTCCTTCCCAACAAGAGGGGTTCTAGTAAGGGGAAAAAGGAAGAAAAGTTGAAATCTGAAACTAGTTCAAAAATTCTGGCACATGCCAGGGTTGGGGAAACACCAGAACAAAAGAAAGCACGGAAG TCTGCAGTGAAGGAGGAGAAAAGGGAAGCAAGAAGAACCAAAAAAGAGCTGAAAGCACTTTATAGAGGTGAATCGCAACGTGCTCAGCATGTTGATGCTGTTGCTGGACCACCTGCCATTCATCTCATGTAA